The uncultured Tateyamaria sp. region CCGCGCCTTGGCGATTTCATCGAAAAGACCTTTCCCGTCCTGCGCTGGGACAGCCTTGGCGCGGATCTTGCCGAGTGGTTCTGGCGCTGGCAAGTCTGGCTGAACCTGCTGATCGAGACCATTCTGATCGCCTTCATGGCCACCACCTTTGGCGTGATCGGTGGGTTTCTGTTGTCGTTCCCGGCCTCGCGCAATCTGGCCCCGAACGCATGGGTACTGTGGATCAGCCGCCGGTATCTCGAGATTGCACGCACGGTGCCGGACCTTGTCTGGGCGCTGATCTTTGTCTTTTGCTTTTCGGTCGGGCCGCTGGCCGGAGTGCTGGCCATCGGGCTGCATTCAGCAGGCGCGCTTGGCAAGCTTTATTCAGAAGTGAACGAGAACATCGACATGCGTCCACTTGAAGGCGTGAAGGCGGCAGGCGGTACGTGGTTTGATCAGGTGAGATATGGCGCGGTGCCCCAGGTACTCCCCAACATCATCAGTTACACGCTCTTGCGGTTCGAAATCAACGTGCGCTCCTCGTCGATCATCGGTTACGTCGGCGCGGGCGGTCTGGGGCAGGAATTCCGCGAGGCGCTTTCCCTGCAGGAATACACGGACCTGTCGGCGCTGTTCCTGATCATCTTCGTCACCGTGATGGCCATCGACTACGGCTCGGAAAAGCTTCGCCACCGCATCATCGGTCTTGAGAAAGGGCCAGCCACATGACCCCCACAGAGGCGCAAATCCAGCAGGCAATGGCGGCACACCCCCGCGCCTTTCGTGACAAAGGGGCCGTGCGGGCGCGCAAGATTGCGCTGTGGGTCGGGTTCGCGGGTCTGTTCGCCTGGTGCCTTTACGATTTCAACTTTTCACCCGAGCGTATCTGGGTTGGCTTGCAACGGTTGGGGCGCATCGCGTCCTTCATGTTTCCGCCGCATCTGTGGGAGACGTGGGAAGAATGGCTGGAGGTGTTCACGGCCTTGGGCGAAACCATCGCCATGGCCTTCATGGGAACGCTGCTGGGGGCGCTCGTGGCCTTTCCGCTGTCGTTTTTGGGGGCCAAGAACATCAATCGGATTTTCTGGCTGCGCCAGGGTTCGCGCCGGGTCTATGACGTGATCCGCGCCTTTGAAACGCTGATCCTCGCACTGATTTTCATCCGCGCCTTTGGCTTGGGGCCCCTTGCCGGTATTCTGGCCATCGCGGTCTCGGAAATCGGGACGTTTTCCAAGCTGTTTTCAGAAGCCCTCGAAAACACATCGCGGCGCCCGGTCGAAGGGGTCGTCGCGTCGGGCGGATCGCGCCTGCAATCGATCCGCTACGCGATCATGCCCCAAGTGCTGCCCGTGCATCTTTCGGTGCTACTTTACAACTTTGAATCCAACGTGCGTTCGGGCACCATTCTCGGGATCGTCGGGGCGGGCGGCATCGGCTTTATGCTGAGCGACCGGATGAGTGGATATTTTTGGGATCAGGCCTGGACGATCATCTTTCTGATCATCGCGATGGTTTATCTGATCGACTACCTGTCGGGACTGATCCGCACGCGGGTCATCGGCAAATGGGAAGGCGCGCATTGATGGCTGGGGCAGGATCAAAGAACGCTCTTTCAAGGGCTCCCACAGTCCACGAAGGCGCGATTGTCGACGATTTCGAGCTTGGCATGTGGACCGAGGTCGGCAAGGGCACGATGCTCAGGCACGGGTCCATGGGGGACTGGTCTTACATCACCAAGGATTGTCATGTGGTGTGGACGACGATTGGCAAGATGTGCTCCATCGCCAATTCCACCCGCATCAACCCGGGCAATCACCCGACATGGCGTGCGGTGCAGCACCATTCGGTCTATCGTGCCGAAGCTTACGGGCTGGGACGCGATGACTACGACTTTTTCGAATGGCGCAAGGCCGATTGGGTCACGATCGGCCATGATGTCTGGATCGGCCACGGGGTTACCGTCACCGCAGGGGTCACGATCGGGACCGGCGCTGTGATTGGCGCCGGCGCAGTTGTGACCAAGGATGTGGCGCCATACACGGTTGTGGGCGGCGTTCCCGCGCGCATGATCAAGCGCCGCTTCACGCCCGCACAGGCCGAGGCTTTGCAAGAGATCGCCGTTTGGGATTGGAGTTATGACACCTACAAGGCTGCCCTGCCTGACATTCGCGCGCTGGAGATTGACGCGTTCATCGAAAAGTATCGGTGATCCAAGATGCGGCTTGTTACGCCGCGCGTGCGGTGCCTGAGCGCCTATTGTGCCGCACCCGACGCACGCCGTCCATTCGGGCCAAACCGTTGCCGGAACGACGAAACGGGGCAGCCCAATCACGCCCGCCCGTTCGGGGTCAGCGAGGTCTGTGGCGTTTGCAACGGCGATGCCAGGGTCGGATCATGGCACCTTTCGCGCGCTTCAATTGACGTGACCGTTTTCACGCGACCAGGCCGAGCCCCTTGAGATAGGCAAACCCTTTCGGGATGTCCGACTTGCGCCGCAGTTCCAGCACCAGATGCGGTTCGGACCTGCAGTCTGACACGGCACGGAACACTTCCGCCCAGTGTATTTCGCCTTCGCCCGGGGCCCAGTGGCGGTCTGCATGGCCATCAAGGTCTTGCAGGTGCACGTGTTGCAACTGATCACCTGCGTCCCGGACAAAGTAGTCCACCGGCGGCGCGCCGGACATGCGGCGGGCAAGATGGGCGTGGCCGGTGTCGATCGACAAGGCGATTGCGTCGCTGTCAAAACTGTCGACCATGGCCCGGCGGGTTGCCGGATCCACGTCAAAGATATTCTCGATCACCAATGTGATCCCTGCCGTTTCCGCCGCCTTGACCACCGGCATCATCACATCATGGATACGGGCCAGTTTGCTTTCCCAGTAATTTGGTTTGTTCAGCCGGTTCCACGCGTACCAGCGGGTATAGGGCGAATGCAGCACCATTTGCCGCGCGCCCAACCGGTCGGCGGCGTCCAGCGCCTTGAGGTATCGCGCGGTGATGATGGGCCGGACCTGCGCGTCCTTGTTGTCCATGTCGAGCCCTTCAAAGGGGCCATGCAGTCCAAGGCGACCCCCGAACCCTTTGAGTGCTGTCTTTGCAGCGGCGATCCGATCTTCGAACTCGGTGGTCAGATCCGTGTAGGAGCTGAAGCCCTGCAACTCGATATCCCGGTCTGCGTCAAAAAGCCAATCGCGATGCTCCGCGATCTCATGCGGTGCGAGGCAGGCACCAATCCTGAGCAGGGTCATGGGCGGGGTCTCTCCTTGGGTCGTCGATCCTGAGATAGGCGCGGAATGCAACAACCGCACAAAGCGCCATCAGCCGCCACGGACCTGTTGACCCCGGGGCCTGTGGCGGGATGATCGTTCGCTTTGAACCTCATGCCGCGAGCGGTCTCCCGCGATAGGCGCAGCGGCCCCCGACCCAGGTGCCCTGGATGGCGGGTGTCTGCCCCTTGGGCCAATCGACCAGCACCAGATCAGCGCGTTTGCCGGTGGCGATTTCACCCCGGTCGGTCAACCCCATCGCGCGCGCCGGGCCAGTTGAGACCAGCGACCACAGGGCCAGCCGATCAGCGCGCCTTTCGCGGTCCAGACGGTCGATCGCGGCCAGCATGGCCGGGTAGAAGTAATCAGACGCCAATGCATCGCACAGGCCAGCCTCGACCATGTCGCCTGCGCCGAGCGATCCGATGTGGCTGCCGCCCCGCACCGCATTTGGCGCACCGAAGATGATCATGTCGCCATCTGCGCGCGCCTGTTCAACCGGACCCATCGTCATCGGGAACTCAGAACTGGTGGCCCCGATCCCGCGGTAAAAGCGGCGCGTTTCGGCCTGTGTGTCGTCATGACTGAGCATTGGAATGCCCTTGGCGCGCGCCTTTTCGGCGACGATCTTCATCGTCTGGACCACGTCGGGGCGCCTGTCCCAGACCTTGTGCACCAGCGCCTTGTGCGCGTCATAGTCAAGCCCCGAGCGTTCAGTATGCTTGCGATACCGCGCCTCGAACAGGGCCGCATCAGACGGGTCCATGGCCTTGAACGCGGGGCTGTGTTCAAAGGGCCGTTCCTGGATCGCGGTATCGGCGCTGCGCATCGCCATCGATAGATGATCGTTGAACGCGAGCGACGGCGTCAGCGGCGCGCCCATGGCCCAGTCAAGCGTATCGAGCGCCTCGAAAGCAAAGGTTTCCCAGCGCAGCTGAAAGCGGTTTTCGACCGTCAAACGCGGGGCCAGATCAAGAATGGCCTGCATCATTTCGCGTCCCCGCGCGACGCTGCGCAAACCCGGCTCGTAGCTGAGCGTGATCGAATGATAGGTCGTCGCGATCCCGTTGGCCGCAAGCTGACGGTCGGTTTCCAGAACGGCGGTTTCCATCGGAAAGAACACGCCCGGGCGCGGCATCACCTGGCGTTCAAATGCGTCGCCATGCACGTCGATCAGCGCAGGCGCGAGGATCTTGCCGCGCGCGCATGTCTCTTTGCCCTGCACGGGGCCGCCGATCTCGACAATGGTTTCGCCATCAACCGTGACCGTGACGTCCTCGATCCCGCCAGGCAGATAGACCTCCGCCCCCACAAACGTCTGGATCATGCCTGACGCTCCAGGATGAGGTGCCAGTGCCACGAACCGGGCCTTTCATGTTCGCGGTCTTCCATCCACATCACCTCGAACCCCTGGAACAGGGCAAGCATTTCCACCGCACCACAATAGTAATGCGGGTGGCGCTTGTCTGTCATGTCTTCGTCGAACACCCAGGTGTTGCGGGAAATCTCTCGTGGACCATTCAGCTTTTCGCGGTCGACCCAAAGGCGGCGCTTGGACAACATCGTCAGCAGGAACGTGCCACCGGGTTTCAGCACACGCCGCACTTCGCTGATCGTGTTGAGCAGCACCGTTTCATCGCCATGATAAATCACGTTCCAGCTGAGCACATGATCAAAAGCGCCATCCTCGAACGGCAAGTCATCCATCCGCCCCAACCGGGTCTTGACGCCGGCTTGGTGCTTGTCAATTTCCGCCAGACCGTCGGGGGCCGCGTCCAGCGCAGTCACGGCAAAACCAGCGGCTTGCAATGACAGCGCATGTCGCCCCACGCCTGCGCCAAGGTCCAGAATGGCAGCACCCTGTTCCAACGTTTGCGCCCACCGCTTTACATCCGGCTCGGGCGCCAGCCACTTGCTGCCTGCCTCGATATTGGCCCACTGATCGTTCCAATGCTGGTCTGCCGTGTCCGTCTTCAACGCTGTTCTCCGATGATCCTGGTCCGGGCCCAGCCCGAAAGGTATTCGATTGAGATGACCACAACGGCAATCATCAGGATGACGGTCATGGCCGTGGGATAGTCAAAGAGGTCAAAGCCCACCTTCAACTCGATCCCGATGCCCCCGGCACCCACAAGGCCCAGGATGGTCGACGAGCGCACGGCCTTTTCCGTCGCAAAAAGCGAGGTCGAGATAAAGGCGGGCATGGCCGCCGGGATGGTGGCGCAGGCGACCACGTCCAGCTTGCGTGCCCCCGTCGCGGTCAGGCTTTCGGACGGGCCCTTGTCCGCGGCTTCCATGTCATCGGCAAAGAACCGGCCACAAAACCCGACCGTGTCGATGGCAATGGCCAGCATGCCCGCAAAGGGCCCCAGACCAACAGCAACGACAAAGACCAAGGCCCAGGCGATATCAGGCACGGCCCGGACAAAGCCAAGTGCCGTCCGCACGATCTGATTGATCCAGGTCGGCGCGATCAACCCGCGCGCGGCCAAAAGTGCCACCGGCACCGACAGAAGGATCCCGATGACCGCGCCCGCAAGGGCGATCTGCAAGGTTTCGAGCATCTTCCAGCCAAGCCGCGCCAGCACCTTGGGTTCAAGATTGGGCGGAAAGGCACGATCAATAAAATCGGCAAAGCGCGGCGGTGAAGAGATCACCTTGTCAATGGAAAACCCCGCCCCGGCAAAGGACCACAGTATGATCACGACAGCGGCGGCGTATCCCAGGAACGCCAGCGCTGATGGGCGCTCGTATCGGGCGGGAAGGGCCGTGGCTAGGGACGTGTCAATCATAAAGCCCTCGCAATTCTTCGGCGCTGAGGCTGTCGGCCCGCGCATCCAGCGGCATGCCGCCCTGTGCAAGGCCAAGAACGCGGTCCCCGTATTGCAGGGCATGATCGATGTTGTGCGAGATGAAGATCACTGTGACCCCCTCTTGGCGCGCGAGGGCAAAGAACAGGTCCATGACGTCTTGGCCCGCCGCCGGGTCAAGCGAGGCCGTCGGCTCGTCCGCGATCAGGATCTTGGGCTGCCCGACGAGCGCGCGCGCGATGGCGACGCGCTGCGATTGTCCGCCCGACAAGCGGTCGGCGCGGCGTGATGCAAGATGGGCCAGCCCGACCTTTTCCAAGGCCGCCAAGGCCGCCTCGCGTGAGGGTGCAGGGGCCAAACTCTGGCTCCAATGGCGCAGCCCCGGCTTTTGCCCCAACAGCCCCTGCACCACGTTGGACAGAACCGACAGGCGCGGCACCAGGTTGTGCTTTTGGCTGACCAGCCCCATGTGCGCGCGCATGGCCCGCAGACCGGCATTTGCGGCAGTGCGCACATCTGTACCCAGCACATCAATCGACCCCGCATCCGCAGGGATCAAGCCCATCAGACAGCGCAGAAGCGTGGATTTCCCTGTCCCGTTCGCGCCCACGATGGCCACGGCCTCTCCGCGCGACAGACCAAACGAGACATCCTTGAAAATCGGCGTTCCGGCAAAGCTTTTGGCAAGCCCGGTGACGCGCAGATCAACAGGCAAAACCGGGGCAGATACATCTGCCCCGGTCCCATCCGGCCGCGCAGGTGCGACCAGCGTTTGCACGTCGGACTTAGTCACCGATGAAGTTGTCGAACTGTGGGTAACCTGCATTCGAATACATCGACCGGACATAGTCGTAAGCGCTGTCTTCGATTTCGACTAGGTCCATGCCGACATATTTGTCGTTCTCTTCATGGGCCGTGATGCCCGCGATGATGCTGTCCTTGTTGGCGATGATGGCCTGCTGGACAGATGCTGCGGCCTCGGCCGGGACATGCGCGCCAACCATGATCATGTCGTTTGGCAGATCGCCGGACCGGGCGAGCATTTTGAAGAAACCATAGGGCAGGTCGGTTTCCTTGTTGCGCACGTTCAACCAGCTGCCTGCATTCGAGCCAAGCGCGTCCACGTCACCGTTTTTCAGCGCTTCATGCGCAATGTTGCGGCTGGTGTGGGTCTTCTCGATATCGTTCACCGGGTCGAGGCCGTAATCCGCCAAGACCTGCATCGGGCAGAGCATGTTGGAGGTGGAGCCGATGTCACCAAAGGCGACCTTCTTGCCCTTGAGGTCCGCGACCGTGTTGATGCCGCTGTCGGCGCGCACAACGATGGCACAGTGGTAATCCGGGCGGCCAAGGCCCACGATGGGCGTGGCGTTGGTCAGCTTGTTGATGACGACATATTCCGCAGGGCCGGAGACCACGAAGTCAACGGTCTCTCCGCGCAGGGCTTCGGCGGCTGCGGTGCGCGAGTTCACGGCATAGAATTCAAACGTGTCGCCGGTTGCCGCCTCAAGGGCTTCCTTGAAAGGACCCCACTCAAGCTGAAGGCGCTCCATGCCTTCGACATCTGTGACGGCCAGTTTCCAAGTTTCAGCATGTGCTGCAACAGCAGCGGTGATTGCCAGCGCTGCCCCGGCAAGAATGGAACGAAGTTTCATGGTGATTCCCCCATTATGAAATTCATTCGAATGATTTCGGGCGAATGAAACGCCAAAACGACAGTCACGTGACACCTTTGTTGCAATGACACGCATGGCAGTTGCCCTTGGCAGAAAACTTGAAGTGGCCGCAGACGACCGGTCCGTCACCTCAAGCGTACGCCGTCGAGGTGCCGGGTCCTGAGACTTGGACGCGCATTCGACAAATCGGCGTTGAAGAACAGTTTGTTCAAGCTGTCCGGATATGGGCGGGCGCGCAGATACGACAAAGCTTCGCACGACGCCACAACGCAGTTGTCCGCGTTACCCGCTTTCGCCCACCACGATCACCTCAACCCGGCGGTTCATCTCGCGGCCTTCTGCCGTCAAGTTGCTGGCGACCGGCGACAGATAACCCATGCCGCCTGCCTCGACCCGGTCGGGCGCGACGTTGTACCGCTCTACCAGACGGTCCCGCACCGCGCTGGCGCGGGCGCGCGAGACGGCGATGTTGGCGTCCAACCCGCCCACGGTGTCCGTATGCCCCACCACCGCGATACGCAGGTCTGGGCGGTCAGTCATCAGTTGGGCGATCTGTTCCAGTTCCGGGGCCGGGCCGTCGCCCAGATTGGTGGTGCCCACCGCGAAATCGAGGCTGCGCAGGATGACCGATCCGGTGGCAAGAAGCCGTTGGCCCAGATCCGTGGCCGGTTCTGTCGGCGCCACGGCGGATGGCAGAGGCGCGGTTGCCGTGGGGTCGGGCGGGTCCAGTGTCAGGCCGCCACCCTGCCCGGAACCGACCTGCACCACCTGCAGATACCCCGCGTCCGGCGCGGTGCTGGTCAGCAGCCAGACCGCATCGCCCGTGTCGGCGTGCCGCGCGCTGATGAAATGGTAGGACCGGACATTCACATACATGTTGGGCGCAGGAAGAACGTCGATGGCAAAGCGAAAATCAAAGCCGCCGCAGGCATCCGCATCGCAATCCAGCAACAGGTCATAGCCCGCATCAATCACCTGGTCCCGCAACGGGGCCAGGATTTGCAACGGCGTAAGGCCCGGCGACGGCACGCGGTAACTGCGACGTTTGACCGGGCCGTCAATGGTCTGGGCCGCAACCGCGCCATCCGCAAAGGCCGCTATGGGCACTTCGGCCCGGTCAAGCACGCTGTCCCGTGCCGCCGTCTGCCGTGCGTTCGATGGCAGTTCGAGTTGCAGCGCCAGTGTCGGCCCTGCCAGAGCACAGAAAAGGGCCGCGAGCCTCAGGCGCATGCCTAGCGGGCCTGCCCGTGATAGTCGGGGTTCGGCTGCATTGCCGTGGCGCTGGCCACCCGGTTCGACATGTTGAAAAAGGCGGCCACGTTGATCAGGTCCCAGATGTCTCGGTCACTTAACCCGTGATCGCGCAGGGCCTGCCGGTCGCCT contains the following coding sequences:
- the phnE gene encoding phosphonate ABC transporter, permease protein PhnE, with amino-acid sequence MTPTEAQIQQAMAAHPRAFRDKGAVRARKIALWVGFAGLFAWCLYDFNFSPERIWVGLQRLGRIASFMFPPHLWETWEEWLEVFTALGETIAMAFMGTLLGALVAFPLSFLGAKNINRIFWLRQGSRRVYDVIRAFETLILALIFIRAFGLGPLAGILAIAVSEIGTFSKLFSEALENTSRRPVEGVVASGGSRLQSIRYAIMPQVLPVHLSVLLYNFESNVRSGTILGIVGAGGIGFMLSDRMSGYFWDQAWTIIFLIIAMVYLIDYLSGLIRTRVIGKWEGAH
- a CDS encoding DapH/DapD/GlmU-related protein codes for the protein MAGAGSKNALSRAPTVHEGAIVDDFELGMWTEVGKGTMLRHGSMGDWSYITKDCHVVWTTIGKMCSIANSTRINPGNHPTWRAVQHHSVYRAEAYGLGRDDYDFFEWRKADWVTIGHDVWIGHGVTVTAGVTIGTGAVIGAGAVVTKDVAPYTVVGGVPARMIKRRFTPAQAEALQEIAVWDWSYDTYKAALPDIRALEIDAFIEKYR
- a CDS encoding alpha-D-ribose 1-methylphosphonate 5-triphosphate diphosphatase — its product is MIQTFVGAEVYLPGGIEDVTVTVDGETIVEIGGPVQGKETCARGKILAPALIDVHGDAFERQVMPRPGVFFPMETAVLETDRQLAANGIATTYHSITLSYEPGLRSVARGREMMQAILDLAPRLTVENRFQLRWETFAFEALDTLDWAMGAPLTPSLAFNDHLSMAMRSADTAIQERPFEHSPAFKAMDPSDAALFEARYRKHTERSGLDYDAHKALVHKVWDRRPDVVQTMKIVAEKARAKGIPMLSHDDTQAETRRFYRGIGATSSEFPMTMGPVEQARADGDMIIFGAPNAVRGGSHIGSLGAGDMVEAGLCDALASDYFYPAMLAAIDRLDRERRADRLALWSLVSTGPARAMGLTDRGEIATGKRADLVLVDWPKGQTPAIQGTWVGGRCAYRGRPLAA
- a CDS encoding OmpA family protein; translation: MRLRLAALFCALAGPTLALQLELPSNARQTAARDSVLDRAEVPIAAFADGAVAAQTIDGPVKRRSYRVPSPGLTPLQILAPLRDQVIDAGYDLLLDCDADACGGFDFRFAIDVLPAPNMYVNVRSYHFISARHADTGDAVWLLTSTAPDAGYLQVVQVGSGQGGGLTLDPPDPTATAPLPSAVAPTEPATDLGQRLLATGSVILRSLDFAVGTTNLGDGPAPELEQIAQLMTDRPDLRIAVVGHTDTVGGLDANIAVSRARASAVRDRLVERYNVAPDRVEAGGMGYLSPVASNLTAEGREMNRRVEVIVVGESG
- a CDS encoding PhnD/SsuA/transferrin family substrate-binding protein, translating into MKLRSILAGAALAITAAVAAHAETWKLAVTDVEGMERLQLEWGPFKEALEAATGDTFEFYAVNSRTAAAEALRGETVDFVVSGPAEYVVINKLTNATPIVGLGRPDYHCAIVVRADSGINTVADLKGKKVAFGDIGSTSNMLCPMQVLADYGLDPVNDIEKTHTSRNIAHEALKNGDVDALGSNAGSWLNVRNKETDLPYGFFKMLARSGDLPNDMIMVGAHVPAEAAASVQQAIIANKDSIIAGITAHEENDKYVGMDLVEIEDSAYDYVRSMYSNAGYPQFDNFIGD
- a CDS encoding class I SAM-dependent methyltransferase, which gives rise to MKTDTADQHWNDQWANIEAGSKWLAPEPDVKRWAQTLEQGAAILDLGAGVGRHALSLQAAGFAVTALDAAPDGLAEIDKHQAGVKTRLGRMDDLPFEDGAFDHVLSWNVIYHGDETVLLNTISEVRRVLKPGGTFLLTMLSKRRLWVDREKLNGPREISRNTWVFDEDMTDKRHPHYYCGAVEMLALFQGFEVMWMEDREHERPGSWHWHLILERQA
- a CDS encoding sugar phosphate isomerase/epimerase family protein — its product is MTLLRIGACLAPHEIAEHRDWLFDADRDIELQGFSSYTDLTTEFEDRIAAAKTALKGFGGRLGLHGPFEGLDMDNKDAQVRPIITARYLKALDAADRLGARQMVLHSPYTRWYAWNRLNKPNYWESKLARIHDVMMPVVKAAETAGITLVIENIFDVDPATRRAMVDSFDSDAIALSIDTGHAHLARRMSGAPPVDYFVRDAGDQLQHVHLQDLDGHADRHWAPGEGEIHWAEVFRAVSDCRSEPHLVLELRRKSDIPKGFAYLKGLGLVA
- the phnE gene encoding phosphonate ABC transporter, permease protein PhnE, giving the protein MIDTSLATALPARYERPSALAFLGYAAAVVIILWSFAGAGFSIDKVISSPPRFADFIDRAFPPNLEPKVLARLGWKMLETLQIALAGAVIGILLSVPVALLAARGLIAPTWINQIVRTALGFVRAVPDIAWALVFVVAVGLGPFAGMLAIAIDTVGFCGRFFADDMEAADKGPSESLTATGARKLDVVACATIPAAMPAFISTSLFATEKAVRSSTILGLVGAGGIGIELKVGFDLFDYPTAMTVILMIAVVVISIEYLSGWARTRIIGEQR
- a CDS encoding ATP-binding cassette domain-containing protein, yielding MTKSDVQTLVAPARPDGTGADVSAPVLPVDLRVTGLAKSFAGTPIFKDVSFGLSRGEAVAIVGANGTGKSTLLRCLMGLIPADAGSIDVLGTDVRTAANAGLRAMRAHMGLVSQKHNLVPRLSVLSNVVQGLLGQKPGLRHWSQSLAPAPSREAALAALEKVGLAHLASRRADRLSGGQSQRVAIARALVGQPKILIADEPTASLDPAAGQDVMDLFFALARQEGVTVIFISHNIDHALQYGDRVLGLAQGGMPLDARADSLSAEELRGLYD
- the phnE gene encoding phosphonate ABC transporter, permease protein PhnE, whose product is MTAVADVTPLRPMDQFELDYASQRWRAKLAWMIASVIFIAFFTFSAWLGDFFKVTQVTLPDGTRDWRWIIPAGIPRLGDFIEKTFPVLRWDSLGADLAEWFWRWQVWLNLLIETILIAFMATTFGVIGGFLLSFPASRNLAPNAWVLWISRRYLEIARTVPDLVWALIFVFCFSVGPLAGVLAIGLHSAGALGKLYSEVNENIDMRPLEGVKAAGGTWFDQVRYGAVPQVLPNIISYTLLRFEINVRSSSIIGYVGAGGLGQEFREALSLQEYTDLSALFLIIFVTVMAIDYGSEKLRHRIIGLEKGPAT